A region from the Arachis ipaensis cultivar K30076 chromosome B01, Araip1.1, whole genome shotgun sequence genome encodes:
- the LOC107625458 gene encoding uncharacterized protein LOC107625458 — MCYPTALTVLCAAFLLQIPSITSIPVPSSNCYTFDNSSRIVDFTSWIGYLFEYDVKEGTDLAVRFCKDVESRSQTGYVDFGRFDKYNYFVAGSHESDFVQEFYNGDLMGCEQSYDKMGRTAQVNIICGSCLNGQCKGRPGCICNVTYESNCRVSVELALPCEKPGPQVFQGFTVGFHPRSWEIVYNGMTQFGFEKPNRDFSFDAGQSQVVLFMTAVASHSSLVGKPSLKVLPEKGLEVRLSGSANHGKPPTTLSPTMLIVDWRCEVVRDTPYEVNITIPIEGYESIEFVLTKLCDYTQEEGEDARKGWAIFGVLSCIFFVCSTLFCCGGFIYKTKVERQHGIDALPGMTILSACLETISGAGQSYMRPEEQNSAFGGEASWERPPPSSSQGVWRQAERKYGSI, encoded by the exons ATGTGTTATCCTACAGCATTGACCGTTTTATGCGCTG CATTTCTTTTGCAGATACCATCGATCACTTCAATTCCGGTTCCTAGTTCCAATTGCTATACTTTTGATAATTCTAGTCGTATTGTTGATTTC ACTAGCTGGATCGGATACCTGTTTGAGTATGATGTAAAG GAAGGTACTGACTTAGCGGTCCGATTCTGCAAAGATGTCGAGAGTAGATCACAAACG GGATATGTTGATTTTGGTCGATTTGATAAATACAACTACTTTGTTGCTGGTTCACACGAATCTGACTTTGTTCAA GAGTTCTATAATGGTGACTTGATGGGTTGTGAGCAAAGTTATGATAAAATGGGACGGACAGCTCAG GTCAATATCATTTGTGGGAGTTGTTTGAATGGACAATGTAAAG GTCGACCTGGATGTATATGTAATGTCACTTATGAATCAAACTGCAG AGTTTCAGTTGAACTTGCTTTACCATGTGAAAAACCGGGCCCACAAGTATTTCAAGGCTTCACGGTTGGTTTTCATCCACGATCATGGGAAATT GTTTATAATGGCATGACACAATTTGGTTTTGAGAAACCCAACCGTGATTTTAG CTTTGATGCAGGGCAATCTCAGGTAGTCCTTTTTATGACTGCAGTAGCTTCACACTCATCCTTAGTTGGAAAGCCTAGTTTGAAG GTTCTTCCAGAGAAGGGCTTGGAAGTTAGATTGTCTGGATCTGCCAACCATGGGAAGCCTCCTACAACTTTGTCACCCACGATGTTGATTGTGGATTGGAGAT GCGAGGTAGTCCGTGATACTCCATATGAAGTTAATATAACAATCCCAATTGAGGGTTATGAGAGTATTGAATTTGTGCTTACAAAACTGTGCG ACTATACACAGGAAGAAGGTGAAGATGCCAGAAAAGGATGGGCAATATTTGGGGTGCTATCTTGCAT ATTCTTTGTCTGTTCGACCCTCTTCTGCTGTGGAGGGTTCATTTACAAGACAAAAGTGGAACGGCAG CATGGAATTGATGCTTTGCCTGGCATGACAATCCTATCTGCGTGTTTAGAGACA ATTAGCGGAGCAGGGCAAAGCTACATGCGGCCGGAAGAGCAAAATAGTGCCTTTGGTGGCGAAGCCTCCTGGGAGCGCCCTCCTCCTAGTTCATCTCAAGGTGTATGGAGACAGGCAGAAAGAAAATATGGCTCCATTTGA